A window of the Mustelus asterias unplaced genomic scaffold, sMusAst1.hap1.1 HAP1_SCAFFOLD_50, whole genome shotgun sequence genome harbors these coding sequences:
- the LOC144483227 gene encoding uncharacterized protein LOC144483227, producing MESKSTVHNGEKVFTCSVYGRGFSRSSNLSKHKCCPTGEKPWKCGDCGKGFDYPSELHIHHRSHTGERPFTCSVCQKGFTKSSHLLRHRRVHTGERPFTCSVCGKDFTNSSHLLSHHRIHSEERPFQCPDCEKCFKSQTDLLMHQLTHTRERPFTCFFCGKGFTWMSNLLNHQRVHTGERPFICSVCGKGFTHSSHLLKHKRAHTGERPFTCSVCGKGFTNSSDLLTHQRVHTGERPFTCPQCGKGFTQSSSLLKHQRDHNGERPFTCSECGKGFTQLSNLLGHQRGHTGERPFTCSVCWKGFTQSSHLMTHQRIHTGERSFTCSDCGNGFIQLSDLLKHQRIHTGEKPFSCSVCGKGFTQSSHRLKHQRVHTGVHSDARPFKCLDCGKCFKSSGELVTHQRIHTDERPFRCSHCGTGFRKSSQLTVHQRIHTGERPLTCSVCGKGFNHSSNLLKHRRIHTREKPFSCLNANLIWDITTNAQYLVELSAAMETARYH from the exons ATGGAatcaaaaagcaccgttcacaatggggagaaggTGTTTACATGTTCTGTGTATGGACGAGGTTTCAGTCGCTCATCAAACCTGTCAAAACACAAGTGTTGtcccactggggagaaaccgtggaaatgtggagactgtgggaagggatttgattaccCATCTGAGTTACATATTCATcaccgcagtcacactggggagaggccattcacttgctctgtgtgtcagAAAGGATTCACTAAATCATCCCACCTTCTAAGACaccggcgtgttcacactggggagagaccattcacctgctccgtctgtGGGAAAGACTTCACAAACTCATCCCACCTCCTGTCACACCATCGAatccacagtgaggagagacctttcc AATGTCCTGACTGTGAGAAGTGCTTTAAAAGCCAGACGGATCTGCTGATGCACCAACtcactcacaccagggagagacccttcacctgctTTTTCTGTGGGAAAGGCTTCACTTGGATGTCCAACCTACttaatcaccagcgagttcacactggggagaggccgttcatctgctcagtgtgtgggaagggattcactca TTcatctcacctgctgaaacacaagcgtgctcacactggggaaaggcctttcacctgctccgtgtgtgggaagggattcactaactcatctgatctcctgacacaccagcgagttcacaccggggagag accattcacctgccctcagtgtgggaagggattcactcagtcatccagtctgctaaaacaccagcgagatcacaatggggagagaccattcacatgttctgagtgtgggaagggattcactcagttatccaatctgttaGGACACCAACGtggtcacactggggaaaggccattcacctgctctgtgtgttggaagggattcactcagtcatcccacctgatgacacatcagcgaattcacactggagagagatcatttacctgctccgattgtgggaatggattcattcagttatctgatctgctgaaacaccagcgaatccacactggggagaaaccattttcctgctctgtgtgtgggaagggattcactcagtcatctcaccgactgaaacatcagcgagttcacactg GGGTTCACTCTGACgcgagaccatttaaatgcctggattgtgggaagtgctttaaaagttctggggaactggtgacccatcaacgtattcacactgacgagagaccgttcagatgctctcactgtgggactggattCAGGAAATCATCTCAGCTCACtgtacaccagagaattcacactggggagaggccgctcacctgctctgtgtgtgggaagggattcaatcactcatccaatctgctgaaacaccggcgcattcacaccagggagaaaccgttctcctgct TGAATGCGAACTTAATCTGGGATATAACGACTAATGCACAGTATCTTGTTGAATTGAGCGCTGCTATGGAAACAGCACGTTATCATTGA